In Candidatus Bathyarchaeia archaeon, one DNA window encodes the following:
- a CDS encoding CoB--CoM heterodisulfide reductase iron-sulfur subunit B family protein has product MTSYALFLGCTIPARQPHYELAARKALTKLGIDLVDLEGATCCAPPPIQSIDLETSLAIAAYNICLAEEADLNILTLCTGCFESLTIANRLLKEKRELREKINKILSNTGKEFKGTKEVRHYLQVLINDVGVNRLKQNVAKPLNNLKVAAFSGCHLLRPSELLRFDDPERPCIFDTLIEALGAKSIPYKNKLRCCGGLLRGYADDVALAIARDKIVNAYNAGADCISTLCPFCFLTLDLGQMLIKATYKEEYNMPIIHYAELLSLSLGVEPKELALDFHKIKVDKVLEKIG; this is encoded by the coding sequence ATGACAAGCTACGCCCTATTCCTGGGCTGCACCATCCCCGCCCGGCAACCTCACTATGAATTGGCAGCGCGGAAAGCCCTAACAAAACTTGGAATAGACCTTGTGGATTTAGAGGGCGCAACCTGCTGTGCACCACCGCCCATCCAGTCCATAGATCTGGAAACAAGCCTCGCCATAGCTGCCTACAACATCTGCCTTGCAGAAGAGGCAGACCTAAACATTCTCACGCTATGCACTGGCTGCTTTGAATCCCTAACGATTGCAAATCGTCTCCTAAAAGAAAAACGGGAACTTCGTGAAAAGATAAACAAAATTTTATCCAACACTGGAAAGGAGTTCAAAGGCACAAAGGAGGTTAGGCATTACCTACAGGTGCTCATAAACGATGTGGGCGTAAACCGCCTAAAACAAAACGTCGCTAAACCCCTAAACAACCTTAAGGTAGCCGCATTTTCCGGATGCCACCTACTCAGACCAAGCGAGCTGCTACGGTTCGACGATCCAGAGCGCCCCTGCATATTCGACACCCTAATCGAGGCTCTGGGCGCCAAAAGCATACCATACAAGAACAAACTGCGATGCTGCGGGGGTCTTCTCAGAGGCTACGCCGACGACGTAGCCCTAGCCATCGCAAGAGACAAAATCGTAAACGCCTATAACGCTGGAGCCGACTGCATTTCAACGCTTTGCCCATTCTGCTTCCTAACACTAGACCTTGGGCAAATGCTGATAAAAGCCACATACAAGGAGGAATACAATATGCCAATAATTCATTATGCTGAACTCTTAAGCCTAAGCTTGGGCGTAGAGCCGAAAGAGCTAGCTCTAGACTTTCATAAAATAAAAGTGGACAAAGTGCTGGAGAAAATAGGCTAA
- a CDS encoding 4Fe-4S dicluster domain-containing protein → MAEEKPLDFTREITSRLGGETITHCYQCGTCASTCPVARITERYNPRQLIRLALLGQRDEVLKGDTIWLCASCYNCQERCPQKVEVADVIYALRNMAIQEGNIPAIYMEFASGLMGEGRLAPISKFLEKKRAEYGLPPLKPANIEALRKILAATGFDKIMFKKEGACP, encoded by the coding sequence ATGGCTGAAGAAAAACCCCTCGACTTTACGAGGGAGATAACCAGCAGGCTCGGCGGAGAAACCATAACCCACTGCTATCAGTGCGGCACCTGCGCCAGCACATGTCCAGTTGCAAGAATAACGGAACGCTACAACCCCCGCCAACTCATAAGACTAGCCCTACTCGGGCAAAGAGACGAGGTTCTCAAGGGCGACACCATTTGGCTTTGCGCCTCATGCTATAACTGTCAAGAGCGTTGTCCCCAAAAAGTCGAAGTTGCCGACGTAATATACGCTTTAAGAAACATGGCCATCCAGGAAGGCAACATTCCAGCTATATACATGGAATTTGCATCAGGACTCATGGGTGAGGGCCGCCTAGCACCAATATCAAAATTCCTTGAAAAGAAAAGGGCTGAGTATGGGCTGCCGCCGCTTAAACCAGCAAACATTGAAGCCCTCAGAAAGATTCTGGCGGCAACTGGCTTCGACAAAATAATGTTCAAGAAGGAGGGCGCCTGCCCATGA